In Haliscomenobacter hydrossis DSM 1100, the DNA window CATCATCGGTAAGCGTGATGGTGCCTTTGAACATTTGATCACCGGCATCGATCGCGTAATTCCACTTGCCCAGAAATTTGCTCAGATCAGCAGGAGCAACACCTCTACCTGCGCCTGGGGCACCCGGACGGGCAGCGGGTGCTGTTGCTTCGTATTCGTACATGGTTCCATCCACAAATACGTAACGCACTTCTGATTTTTCATCAAAATAGGACTTCTTGGATACCACCAGGTTGGCAATTTTACCTTTTTCTACTGTACCCATCGTTTGGGATACGCCAAACATGGCAGCAGGAGCCGTAGTCAGGGCGGCTAGCGCCTGGTCTTCTTTCAAACCTGCTTTGACCATGCGGCGCATGGCTTCACGGATATCGGCGGTTTTGGCATTGAGACTGGAAAAGCCAAAGTTGATCCCCTTGCCCGCAAAAGTTGCGGCCTGGGTTTCGTACAACTTCATCTCATCGGCGCGGCGTTTTTCCAAACGTTCCAATTCTAGATCTTTTGCAGCCGTAGAATCTTTTTTCGCAGGCTCTTTTTTCTCCATTTTGGGCAAATCCAGGGAAAGGATAACCGGGATATTCTGTGCTTTGAGTTGGTCTACCAAAGGCCAGGCCTGGCGCAAACCACCCAGGATCAAGGGGAATTTCAATTCCTGTTGCAAGGCCAGTACGCGGTAAACTGACTTGAGGTCGGGAGCTACGAAACAAACTGAACGCTTCTTATCCAATACCGGGTAAAAAGCTTGTAAGGAGCGATCTCCATCCGGACGTGCCATACCTGCCGGATTATCGGCATACATTTTTTCGTGTGCTTTGGCTTGTTCGGCTTGTTTGTACAATTCCCGAAATTTGGACATCACGGCGATCACGGTTTGAGGATAAACTCCCTGCGCACCAACCAACTGGCTGATCATTGCAAAGTTGTCCTTGACAATCATGTTATCAGCGACACTGCCTCCCAAGGAAATCAGGGCACTGCTGCCCGGCAACATTCGACCGATTGGTGCCACGTGGGCATTGGTGAAGCCCAGTTTACGCAAATCCTCAATGGATTTTTCGGTCGGCTTGATCAGCTCACGCGCACTTTGTTCCGGCTGAATTCCGGCCAGATCATTGGGTGGCGCACCAGGATTAATGCCCGTAGGACGTTGTCCTTGTCCACCACCGCCACCACCAGGCCCGCCGCCCGTTGCGGGGCGTACTTCGGGGCGGGGAATACCCGCGTTGGAAAGGGCGTCGATGAATCCAGCATACACAAACATGGAATCGGCTGGGATGATTTTAGCGTCGGCAGGAATACTCACATTTTGACCAGCACTGTGAATGAGGCCATCTTTGACAATAACGGTACCATTCTGGATGGTTTGTCCCGGCTTGGTGACGATGGTTACGTTTTTGAGTGCATAGGTACGGGTGATGGGCTTGAGCGCCTCTTCGCTGCTCTGAGCTAATCCTGTACTCAAACACCATATACACAACATGGCGGTAAAGGTTAGCGATAGTCCTTTCATACTTAGGTTTTACAAGGTTGAGAAAAATGAAGAAGACAATAGACTCCTTTGAAGGCGTTATTTTAGGTAGAAAATTCGGTCCATTTTTACTTAAGCGACCAATGGCGCTAAAAATACCGCAAATGGTATAAAACAGAGATAGTAAGCTGGGGTTTTTTGTTCTCCACGAAATGTTAAATTTCAATAAAATTGCTGGAAGAAGGTTGGAAGTTCTCAGGAAGCTTTATATTTAAGCCAGAGAGGTGTACCTAAAAATCATAATTCCCAAATTGCAACACCTGAAATAGAGCTTTTTACACCAAAAAACTGATAGTTTCTAGCTCATCAGCTCATCCCATCGACGTATCAGAATGCTCTAATTGTACTGCATTATTCGCCAAATTTTACTCAGCCATGAAATCAGTAGCAGCCATTCTACTCACGCTAATGCTTTGTGTCCTGTTTTTTGCTCGGACTGCGGCTCAAAAAGTGTACAGCATTGATCAAGCTTCTCCCGTCGAGATGCATTGGGTCGATTCCGTGTTTACATCCATGAATACGGACGAACGACTCGGCCAATTGATTATGATTCGGGCGCATTCGGACAAAGGGCCGGAATATGCTGAATCAGTAGCCGAGATTGTACGCAAGTATAAGGTGGGAGGGCTATGTTTTTTTCAAGGCACTCCAGAAAAACAACTAGAATATACCAACAAATACCAAACCTTATCCAGAATCCCCCTGATGGTAGCCATTGATGGCGAATGGGGCTTGGGCATGCGCATGAAAGAAAGCGCCATTAGTTTCCCTAAACAATTGATGCTCGGTGCCATCCAAAACAACGACTTATTGTACAAAATGGGCCAGGAAATTGCCCGACAAGGTAAACGGATAGGCCTGAATGTCAATTTTGCGCCCGTAGCCGATATCAACAGCAATGCCCGCAATCCGGTGATTGGTTACCGTTCTTTTGGCGAAGACCGCTACAACGTGACGGTTAAAGCCTACCATTACATGAAGGGAATGCAAGACAATGGCCTGATGGCCTGTGCCAAACATTTCCCTGGTCACGGTGATACGGACGTCGATTCACACTATGATTTGCCGGTGGTTAATCACCAGATGCCCCGACTGGATAGCGTGGAATTTTATCCATTTCGTTCCCTGGTCAATTACGGCATTGGGGGCGTAATGGTGGCACATTTGCAAGTGCCTAGTTTGGATGCCCGCGATGATCGTCCTACCTCCCTTTCGCGCAATACCATCACGCATGTGTTGCGCCGCGCCATGGGCTTTGAAGGCGTTATTTTTACGGATGGGATGGAAATGAAAGGCGTGACCGAACATTTCACCAATGGGATTGCCGAAGCCGAGGCTATTTTGGCGGGCAATGACATGATTTGTGTACCGCCCAGCACCGCCCAGGCCATGGAAGCGCTGCGCCGCTATCTGCGGGAAGGAAAAATCAGCCAGGAGCAAATTGATGCCAGCGTAAAACGTATCCTTACGTATAAATTTCGTTTGGGGCTGACCAAATACGTCCCCAAAGACATCACTACTGCCCGCAAAGATGTAAACAGCAACCAGGCCGAAGCGCTCAAACGCGAACTCATCAAAAATGCACTGACCATGGTGCGCAATACCCAGAACCTTATACCATTTGGGCGGGTAGATACACTTAGTTTTGCGTCTTTGAGCATCGGCGCCGATGGCCTGACTGCTTTCCAAAAACGCCTGGCCTCCTACGCCAAGATGACCCATCTTTACAGCGGAAAAGAACTCAACGACGATCGCCAGGCTGCACTTTTGGCTCAACTGAGCAAATACAAGGTGGTTTTTGTCAGTTTGCACGACATGACTTCGGCGGCTTCCAAAAACTACGGCATTTCATACACCAGCATTCAATTTTTGAAAAAACTCAACACCCAGACCAAGGTTGTACTCAGCATTTTTGGCTCGCCCTACAGTTTGAAGTTTTTCGACGAGTTTGAGTCTATCCAAATGGCTTACGAAAGTGAGGCCCTGGTACAAGACTTGAGCGCTCAGGCGCTGTTTGGTGCATTTGGCATGACGGGGCGTTTGCCCATCACCGCTTCTGAGCGCAGCCGCTTTAATGCCGGGGAAGAAACGCAGGCCAATGGTCGTTTTGGCTACAGCATCCCCGAATCGGTGGGCGTTTCTTCCGATACCCTCAGCCGCATTGAACTGATTGCCAATGAAGCGATCAACGTAGGAGCGGCTCCTGGTTGCGTCGTTTTGGTAGCTAAAGATGGACAAATCATTTACGAAAAAGCTTTTGGACACCATACTTACCTGAAAGACCATCCCACTCAAACTTCGGACATTTTTGATTTGGCGTCGGTGACCAAAATTGCCGCTACCACCATTTCCATGATGCGTTTTATGGACGATGGCCGTATTGATTTGCGCAAACCGCTGAGCAATTACCTGCCGAGCCTCAATGGGACGAACAAGGCGGCTATGGTCGTTCAGGACATTATGGCGCACAATGCGGGCCTCCTTGGCTGGCTGCCTTTTTACAAACAAACCTTGTCGCATACGCCGGATAGTTTGAACAAACCTTCTTTGAAATATTAC includes these proteins:
- a CDS encoding glycoside hydrolase family 3 N-terminal domain-containing protein: MKSVAAILLTLMLCVLFFARTAAQKVYSIDQASPVEMHWVDSVFTSMNTDERLGQLIMIRAHSDKGPEYAESVAEIVRKYKVGGLCFFQGTPEKQLEYTNKYQTLSRIPLMVAIDGEWGLGMRMKESAISFPKQLMLGAIQNNDLLYKMGQEIARQGKRIGLNVNFAPVADINSNARNPVIGYRSFGEDRYNVTVKAYHYMKGMQDNGLMACAKHFPGHGDTDVDSHYDLPVVNHQMPRLDSVEFYPFRSLVNYGIGGVMVAHLQVPSLDARDDRPTSLSRNTITHVLRRAMGFEGVIFTDGMEMKGVTEHFTNGIAEAEAILAGNDMICVPPSTAQAMEALRRYLREGKISQEQIDASVKRILTYKFRLGLTKYVPKDITTARKDVNSNQAEALKRELIKNALTMVRNTQNLIPFGRVDTLSFASLSIGADGLTAFQKRLASYAKMTHLYSGKELNDDRQAALLAQLSKYKVVFVSLHDMTSAASKNYGISYTSIQFLKKLNTQTKVVLSIFGSPYSLKFFDEFESIQMAYESEALVQDLSAQALFGAFGMTGRLPITASERSRFNAGEETQANGRFGYSIPESVGVSSDTLSRIELIANEAINVGAAPGCVVLVAKDGQIIYEKAFGHHTYLKDHPTQTSDIFDLASVTKIAATTISMMRFMDDGRIDLRKPLSNYLPSLNGTNKAAMVVQDIMAHNAGLLGWLPFYKQTLSHTPDSLNKPSLKYYRTTPEGEFSVPVAGNLFLKKTFIDSIFMQIRQSELRPNINYRYSDLGFYMLAQMVEHQTGVGFDKYVDSTFYAPLGLQSATFNPWKKFAIDQMPPTEEDRYFRQQRIQGYVHDMGAAMLGGVSGHAGLFANANDLAVIMQMLLQQGFYGGHRYLEPQTVHNFITRHPRSVRRGVGFDMYPMGASYPTNMSGQASESTFGHTGFTGTCTWVDPEHNLVYVFLSNRTFPSMNNNRLEKMDTRQRIQGMVYKAIRPKGAGGSSTAQ
- a CDS encoding amidohydrolase family protein — protein: MKGLSLTFTAMLCIWCLSTGLAQSSEEALKPITRTYALKNVTIVTKPGQTIQNGTVIVKDGLIHSAGQNVSIPADAKIIPADSMFVYAGFIDALSNAGIPRPEVRPATGGGPGGGGGGQGQRPTGINPGAPPNDLAGIQPEQSARELIKPTEKSIEDLRKLGFTNAHVAPIGRMLPGSSALISLGGSVADNMIVKDNFAMISQLVGAQGVYPQTVIAVMSKFRELYKQAEQAKAHEKMYADNPAGMARPDGDRSLQAFYPVLDKKRSVCFVAPDLKSVYRVLALQQELKFPLILGGLRQAWPLVDQLKAQNIPVILSLDLPKMEKKEPAKKDSTAAKDLELERLEKRRADEMKLYETQAATFAGKGINFGFSSLNAKTADIREAMRRMVKAGLKEDQALAALTTAPAAMFGVSQTMGTVEKGKIANLVVSKKSYFDEKSEVRYVFVDGTMYEYEATAPAARPGAPGAGRGVAPADLSKFLGKWNYAIDAGDQMFKGTITLTDDGGKIGGSWTGADGQSQSLSSPVLKGNDLTFNSTVNMGQEVALDFNITFDGTKFSGKVKAGDFGVFPIEGSKEPRD